A DNA window from Synchiropus splendidus isolate RoL2022-P1 chromosome 2, RoL_Sspl_1.0, whole genome shotgun sequence contains the following coding sequences:
- the LOC128754223 gene encoding uncharacterized protein LOC128754223 — translation MDLAAFPEKATQDGVGSSLFSTNAFKTFQPWRDYMGLSHAIQDILGLKPAAEPPGSVDDVCAALGSWRIDTSDPSGGVSPSPPARVPNCEPPITRRARPAASDVNGVSVPRRRRGSKNRRSRICRDGGDSKAPPSARMMCSFCKHNGESPQVYSSHWLKNRSGEIVCPYLRKYVCPLCGASGARAHTKRFCPEVDPAYSSIYVKGA, via the coding sequence ATGGACTTGGCAGCTTTTCCTGAAAAGGCAACACAGGATGGCGTGGGCTCGTCGCTGTTTTCAACGAACGCTTTTAAAACTTTTCAGCCATGGCGGGACTACATGGGATTATCGCACGCCATCCAGGATATTTTGGGTCTGAAACCTGCCGCGGAGCCACCGGGGAGCGTGGACGATGTGTGCGCCGCCTTGGGCAGCTGGCGCATTGACACGTCCGATCCGTCTGGAGGAGTTTCGCCAAGTCCTCCCGCGCGCGTTCCCAACTGCGAGCCACCAATCACTCGTCGAGCAAGGCCAGCCGCCAGTGACGTCAACGGGGTGTCGGTTCCGAGACGCCGGCGAGGATCGAAGAACCGCAGGAGCAGAATTTGTCGCGACGGAGGAGACTCAAAGGCGCCACCCTCCGCGCGCATGATGTGCAGTTTCTGCAAACACAACGGAGAATCTCCGCAGGTCTACAGTTCCCACTGGCTCAAGAACCGAAGCGGGGAGATAGTGTGTCCCTACCTGCGCAAATACGTGTGTCCGCTGTGTGGCGCTTCCGGTGCCAGGGCGCACACCAAGCGCTTCTGCCCCGAAGTGGACCCTGCCTACAGTTCTATCTACGTCAAGGGCGCGTGA
- the LOC128754216 gene encoding uncharacterized protein LOC128754216 — MACSSDEINKTDESEDEIPQLIPIIEPAPMLPAVEDKKREETIMCPIENHNQFDQETCVGKLDSNTVKRNAETQQECQELELEIHHEMHSEDQDPSREVEKVATGPPLKKKRRLGMCSVIKREQTHSLQNIEMVPECDLKADQSSDLEATGSKIDPQASEGEPLERVETGGVDDVPGGTALVSYVNKSCEDHIKDMSCPVETNPGASVELMEEVTEQSLGNGCSTASYNKPSDVAEEKMDDSEAVYVELRLDTVEHTSRMPVDGAHTGPNILKPSDAENPVDEPGSGLAMNTDHLVKETNDQFGPEADHYVSDSQLNEAWVEEALPCDESPSTYIEDATELVCGLIQELSYLNLTVMSAHRELENLRRGGSRASRKPK; from the exons ATGGCTTGCTCAAGTGATGAGATCAACAAAACG GATGAATCTGAGGATGAAATTCCACAACTCATTCCTATTATTGAGCCTGCTCCCATGTTGCCTGCTGTTGAGgacaagaaaagagaagaaactATTATGTGTCCAATTGAAAACCATAACCAGTTTGATCAGGAAACTTGTGTTGGCAAGCTTGACAGTAACACTGTGAAAAGAAATGCTGAAACTCAACAGGAATGTCAGGAATTAGAATTAGAAATCCACCATGAAATGCACAGTGAAGATCAAGATCCTTCAAGGGAAGTCGAAAAAGTGGCAACTGGTCCCCCGCttaagaagaagagaagactgGGGATGTGTAGTGTGATAAAAAGGGAGCAAACTCATAGTTTGCAGAACATTGAAATGGTTCCAGAATGTGACCTGAAAGCGGATCAATCATCTGACCTGGAGGCCACAGGATCTAAGATTGATCCCCAGGCCAGTGAGGGAGAACCACTTGAGAG GGTGGAAACTGGAGGTGTTGACGATGTTCCTGGTGGGACCGCCTTAGTTTCTTATGTGAATAAATCCTGTGAAGATCACATCAAGGACATGTCATGTCCAGTTGAAACAAATCCTGGTGCGTCAGTAGAGCTGATGGAGGAAGTGACTGAGCAAAGTTTGGGGAATGGGTGCAGTACTGCTTCGTATAATAAGCCATCAGATGTTGCTGAGGAGAAGATGGATGACAGTGAAGCTGTTTATGTAGAGCTGCGACTTGACACAGTTGAGCATACCAGTAGAATGCCGGTGGATGGAGCTCATACGGGTCCCAACATTCTTAAACCTTCTGATGCTGAG AATCCTGTTGATGAACCTGGCTCTGGTCTTGCTATGAACACAGACCATCTTGTGAAAGAGACCAATGACCAGTTTGGGCCTGAAGCTGATCACTATGTGTCAGACTCGCAGCTGAATGAGGCTTGGGT GGAGGAAGCGCTGCCATGTGATGAAAGTCCATCTACTTACATTGAAGATGCCACAGAGCTGGTCTGTGGGTTGATCCAAGAGCTGTCCTATCTGAA TCTGACAGTCATGTCTGCCCATCGGGAGCTGGAGAACCTACGCCGTGGTGGCAGTCGGGCTTCAAGAAAACCAAAGTGA